From one Dysidea avara chromosome 9, odDysAvar1.4, whole genome shotgun sequence genomic stretch:
- the LOC136265729 gene encoding uncharacterized protein: MCLTTRLCGSAAYNEQGIKFDRTRKVVITKKAHLLLEYAFEQGKQHELQEVIFRTYFQDGQNIYSDSVLEKCVAEVGMDPTVVKTVLRDSRASDHYDKAIEEAFQRDVNGVPYFEIYLASNPLIRQQFSGAQSPETFIHVFNRVRLVAKV; encoded by the exons ggaATCAAGTTTGATCGTACTAGAAAAGTTGTTATAACAAAGAAGGCTCATTTGCTACTGGAATATGCTTTTGAACAAGGCAAACAGCATGAGCTACAAGAAGTTATATTTAGAACTTACTTTCAAGATGGTCAAAACATTTATTCAGATTCAGTTCTGGAAAAATGTGTGGCAGAGGTAGGAATGGATCCCACTGTTGTTAAAACTGTGCTAAGAGATTCCAGAGCTTCTGATCATTATGATAAAGCCATCGAAGAAGCATTTCAAAGAG ATGTCAATGGAGTCCCTTATTTTGAGATTTACTTGGCCTCTAACCCTCTGATAAGACAGCAGTTTTCTGGAGCCCAGTCACCTGAGACATTTATACATGTATTCAACAGAGTGCGGCTGGTTGCTAAAGTCTAA
- the LOC136265728 gene encoding E3 ubiquitin-protein ligase TRIM71-like: MSKRTEERNQEFLMALRKATENLSCPVCYQLFRSPKYLPCYHSYCEDCLNKIQKDSKIICPECRKQAVLPSGGVKELPNNFLITRLVEELVLNQKVKGEVQAKCDKCDEDDPVVVYCLECSLFFCNICNQAHIRDRESRGHEVVPLTELRYKRDLHVQPKPKVPLCSKDNIELILYCETCEELICTYCAMKEHSQHEHNRVSEVITKHHSHLKQVTAPLDKMISDLTVTDGNICQLDKNTTEHGEEVTKQVDQHYDEVIKKIEEQREEVKQHIRDTVSRNKKTVQSRLEEVQSSRAEVMSMKTLVEVVEKSSHQEVLSAKKQVISRMLELSEECERLNIQPIQLAAIEFVPTTNPLPCFGQIYTNAHPHTSEVQNLPEYTFAGKTVDFTIITKDAKGNCCSASECTISVLLESSAQIQDNNDGSYIASFVPQQVGKTQLSVSLNGQQIKESPYNIIVSKNYTALKKPSRVLSRNDGVGNPWGIAFGKDGMWAVTNFSDHCVYIFDHQDQLIKTFGTNGGFSGQFEYPVGVSFDGDNHLHVADLYNHRVQKFDINGTYLLQYGGRGTEDGRIASPRGIVACGDRIYVAEDGNGRISVFQCLDGEFCFTIGKGQLGNPYDVAVCNNQLLVADYSHNCIYVFMLNGNFVHTLGTQGNGIGQLNNPWSITTDINGFVLIAEFGNHRVSVFDKFGNCIHCFSTSSDGRHFNGPYGIALSPNSNIYVCDGNSQKIDVFSNF; this comes from the exons ATGTCCAAAAGAACCGAGGAAAGAAATCAAG AATTCTTAATGGCATTGAGGAAAGCTACTGAAAACCTATCATGTCCTGTGTGCTATCAGCTATTTAGAAGCCCCAAGTATCTGCCCTGCTATCACTCTTATTGTGAAGATTGTCTGAACAAAATACAGAAGGATTCCAAGATCATTTGTCCTGAGTGCAGAAAACAAGCAGTGCTTCCATCTGGGGGAGTTAAAGAATTGCCAAATAACTTTCTGATCACCCGTCTGGTGGAGGAGTTGGTACTCAATCAGAAAGTCAAAGGTGAAGTGCAGGCTAAGTGTGACAAGTGTGATGAAGATGACCCTGTAGTAGTATATTGTCTTGAATGCAGCTTGTTCTTTTGTAATATTTGTAATCAAGCTCACATACGTGACAGGGAGTCTCGTGGCCATGAAGTAGTTCCACTAACTGAACTGAGGTACAAAAGGGATTTGCATGTTCAGCCTAAGCCAAAAGTTCCATTATGCTCAAAAGATAATATAGAACTAATACTATACTGTGAAACTTGTGAGGAACTGATATGTACATACTGTGCAATGAAGGAACACAGCCAGCATGAGCACAATCGTGTCAGTGAAGTGATTACGAAGCACCACAGTCATTTAAAACAGGTCACTGCTCCACTTGATAAAATGATCAGTGATCTCACTGTCACAGATGGAAACATTTGCCAACTGGACAAAAACACAACAGAACATGGTGAAGAAGTGACCAAACAAGTTGATCAACATTACGATGAAGTCATTAAAAAGATAGAAGAGCAACGAGAAGAAGTAAAGCAACACATCAGAGACACTGTGTCAAGAAATAAGAAAACTGTACAATCCCGTTTGGAGGAAGTTCAAAGTTCCCGAGCAGAAGTGATGAGCATGAAAACATTAGTAGAAGTTGTGGAGAAAAGCTCTCACCAAGAAGTGCTTTCAGCAAAGAAGCAAGTGATCAGTCGCATGCTTGAATTAAGTGAGGAGTGTGAAAGGTTAAATATTCAACCCATACAACTAGCTGCCATAGAGTTTGTACCTACCACAAACCCACTTCCTTGTTTCGGTCAAATCTATACAAACGCCCACCCGCATACTTCTGAGGTGCAAAACCTTCCAGAGTATACATTTGCAGGAAAAACAGTGGACTTCACAATCATAACCAAGGATGCTAAAGGCAATTGTTGCTCTGCTAGTGAGTGTACAATATCTGTTCTACTAGAGTCCTCTGCACAAATCCAAGACAACAACGATGGTAGTTATATTGCTTCATTTGTGCCACAACAGGTAGGAAAGACTCAACTATCTGTCTCTCTCAATGGGCAACAGATTAAAGAAAGTCCTTACAATATTATCGTGAGCAAAAATTACACAGCACTGAAGAAGCCAAGCAGGGTATTAAGCAGAAACGATGGTGTGGGCAACCCTTGGGGAATAGCATTTGGTAAAGATGGCATGTGGGCTGTAACTAACTTTTCCGATCACTGTGTTTACATTTTTGATCATCAAGACCAGTTGATCAAAACATTTGGTACTAATGGTGGCTTTAGTGGGCAGTTTGAGTACCCAGTGGGTGTTTCATTTGATGGTGACAATCATTTGCATGTTGCAGACCTCTACAATCACAGGGTACAGAAGTTTGACATTAATGGTACTTACTTACTCCAGTATGGAGGAAGAGGAACTGAAGACGGTCGAATAGCTAGTCCACGTGGTATAGTAGCTTGTGGAGATAGGATTTACGTTGCTGAAGATGGAAATGGTCGCATTTCTGTGTTCCAGTGCCTTGATGGTGAATTTTGTTTTACCATTGGTAAAGGCCAGCTAGGTAATCCCTATGATGTAGCTGTTTGCAATAATCAGTTGCTAGTTGCTGACTACAGTCACAATTGTATATATGTCTTCATGCTTAATGGTAATTTTGTACACACTCTTGGTACACAAGGAAATGGTATAGGACAGTTGAACAATCCGTGGAGTATTACAACTGATATTAATGGCTTTGTCTTGATAGCTGAATTTGGAAATCACCGAGTGTCAGTCTTTGACAAGTTTGGGAATTGTATCCATTGCTTTAGTACTTCATCAGATGGTCGTCACTTCAATGGTCCATATGGAATAGCTCTAAGTCCTAATAGTAATATTTATGTTTGTGATGGCAACAGCCAAAAAATAGATGTATTCTCCAATTTTTAA